The Corynebacterium qintianiae genome has a window encoding:
- a CDS encoding acyltransferase family protein has protein sequence MFFVLSGFLITSLMLREKVLTGTISLKTFWKKRARRILPAAATVLLVCAAVAGFFQGDVTVDLGRQVLTGLLFVNNWGQIAASQSYFAGPELFAHFWSLSVEEQFYVLWPLVLVSLLAAVGVRRMGIVVVACTVGAVSSLARMVALYAPGDDPTRVYYGTDTHAFGLLLGAALAAWLIRTRDDERVWQPRPHTGAGRWAATTVELVGLVGFAMLITCLRGDNPAAYQGGLFCASLCMIAMLHGAIKSNPVITTLFTLWPMRKLGAVSYSLYLWHWPVYVFVRSSISDAALAGLVALALSLVLAEVSFRCVEEPFRRKGTSRWDVACSLRTPADPWSELGCS, from the coding sequence ATGTTCTTCGTCCTCTCTGGGTTCCTCATCACATCCCTCATGCTGCGGGAGAAGGTGCTGACGGGGACGATCAGTCTAAAAACGTTTTGGAAGAAGCGGGCTCGCCGAATCCTGCCCGCCGCGGCGACCGTTCTCCTTGTGTGTGCGGCCGTGGCTGGCTTCTTCCAGGGTGACGTGACCGTCGATTTGGGCCGCCAGGTGCTCACCGGCTTGCTGTTCGTCAACAACTGGGGCCAGATCGCGGCCTCGCAATCGTACTTTGCCGGCCCAGAGCTCTTCGCGCACTTCTGGTCGTTGTCGGTGGAGGAACAGTTCTACGTCCTTTGGCCGCTTGTTTTGGTTTCACTTTTGGCGGCTGTCGGGGTCAGGCGCATGGGTATAGTCGTGGTTGCGTGCACGGTCGGCGCTGTCTCCTCTCTAGCGCGAATGGTTGCGCTTTATGCCCCGGGTGATGACCCAACCCGCGTCTACTACGGCACAGACACCCACGCTTTCGGGCTCCTTCTCGGTGCTGCGCTCGCCGCGTGGCTTATCCGCACGCGTGACGACGAGCGCGTCTGGCAGCCCCGCCCGCACACCGGTGCCGGCCGCTGGGCGGCCACGACCGTGGAGCTCGTGGGCCTCGTCGGGTTTGCGATGCTAATCACCTGCCTGCGCGGTGATAACCCAGCGGCGTACCAGGGTGGGTTGTTCTGCGCATCGCTCTGCATGATCGCAATGTTGCACGGTGCCATCAAGTCCAACCCCGTCATAACGACGCTGTTTACACTGTGGCCGATGCGTAAGCTGGGCGCCGTCTCGTACTCGCTCTACCTGTGGCACTGGCCGGTATATGTGTTCGTCCGGTCGTCGATTAGCGACGCCGCGTTGGCCGGGCTTGTTGCTCTCGCCCTGTCTCTCGTGCTCGCCGAGGTGTCGTTTCGATGCGTCGAGGAACCGTTCCGACGAAAGGGTACGTCGAGGTGGGACGTCGCCTGTTCTCTGCGCACGCCCGCCGACCCCTGGTCGGAATTGGGGTGTTCCTAG
- the pyrH gene encoding UMP kinase has translation MLKLGGEMFGGGNVGIDPDVVESVAVQIAEVARTGAEVAVVIGGGNFFRGAQLQQRGMDRARSDYMGMLGTVMNCLALQDFLQQKGVDCRVQTAINMAQIAEPYLPLRAARHLEKGRVVIFGAGMGMPYFSTDTTAAQRALEIGCDVLLMAKAVDGVYDDDPRTNPEAKLYSEVSPREVIEKGLKVADATAFSLCMDNDMPILVFNLLKEGNIARAVAGERIGTLVK, from the coding sequence ATGCTCAAACTGGGCGGTGAGATGTTCGGCGGCGGCAACGTCGGCATCGATCCGGATGTCGTTGAGAGTGTGGCGGTCCAGATCGCGGAGGTTGCCCGAACCGGGGCCGAGGTGGCAGTCGTTATCGGCGGAGGAAACTTCTTCCGTGGCGCCCAGCTGCAGCAGCGGGGCATGGACCGCGCCCGCTCCGACTACATGGGCATGCTCGGTACGGTGATGAATTGCCTGGCGCTGCAGGACTTCCTCCAGCAGAAGGGCGTGGACTGCCGTGTGCAGACTGCCATCAACATGGCGCAGATCGCAGAGCCCTACCTGCCGCTTCGCGCTGCCCGCCATCTGGAGAAGGGCCGCGTGGTCATTTTCGGCGCCGGCATGGGCATGCCATATTTCTCCACCGACACCACAGCGGCCCAGCGCGCGCTGGAGATCGGCTGCGATGTGCTCCTCATGGCTAAGGCTGTGGACGGCGTGTACGACGACGACCCGCGCACCAACCCGGAGGCGAAGCTATACAGCGAGGTCAGTCCCCGCGAGGTGATTGAAAAGGGGTTGAAGGTTGCCGACGCCACCGCGTTCTCCCTGTGCATGGACAACGACATGCCCATTCTGGTCTTCAACCTGCTCAAGGAAGGCAACATTGCGCGCGCCGTCGCCGGTGAGCGAATTGGCACACTCGTGAAGTAG
- the tsf gene encoding translation elongation factor Ts, with protein sequence MANYTAADVKKLREATGSGMLDCKKALEETNGDYEKAVEVLRIKGAKDVGKRAERNALEGLVAVHENTIVEINSETDFVAKNAEFKDVAQEIAKAASAAKANSQEELANADVSGETAHDVLERLSAKIGEKLELRRARTLEGDNVEVYLHQRSADLPPAVGVLVAYTGDNAEAAHQVALQIAAMKARFLKQEDVPADVIEKERAVQEEITRNEGKPEAAISKIVEGRMGGFFKDVVLLDQPSLSDSKKSVKKYADESGIEITDFVRFEVGQA encoded by the coding sequence ATGGCGAACTACACCGCTGCAGATGTCAAGAAGCTCCGCGAGGCCACCGGCTCCGGCATGCTCGACTGCAAGAAGGCGCTCGAGGAGACCAACGGCGACTACGAGAAGGCCGTCGAGGTTCTGCGCATCAAGGGTGCGAAGGACGTGGGCAAGCGTGCCGAGCGCAACGCGCTTGAGGGCCTCGTCGCCGTTCACGAGAACACCATCGTCGAGATCAACTCCGAGACCGACTTCGTGGCCAAGAACGCCGAGTTCAAGGACGTCGCACAGGAGATCGCCAAGGCTGCCTCCGCTGCCAAGGCGAACTCCCAGGAGGAGCTGGCCAACGCTGACGTCTCCGGTGAGACCGCCCACGACGTTCTGGAGCGACTTTCCGCCAAGATCGGCGAGAAGCTCGAGCTGCGCCGCGCTCGCACCCTCGAAGGCGACAACGTCGAGGTCTACCTGCACCAGCGCTCTGCCGACCTGCCGCCGGCTGTCGGCGTGCTCGTCGCCTACACCGGTGACAACGCCGAGGCAGCGCACCAGGTTGCGCTTCAGATCGCCGCAATGAAGGCGCGCTTCCTCAAGCAGGAGGACGTGCCGGCAGACGTGATCGAGAAGGAGCGCGCTGTTCAGGAGGAGATCACCCGCAACGAGGGCAAGCCGGAGGCTGCTATCTCCAAGATCGTCGAGGGTCGCATGGGAGGCTTCTTCAAGGACGTCGTCCTGTTGGACCAGCCGTCCCTGTCCGATTCCAAGAAGTCCGTGAAGAAGTACGCGGATGAGTCCGGAATCGAGATCACCGACTTTGTCCGTTTCGAGGTCGGCCAGGCGTAA
- the rpsB gene encoding 30S ribosomal protein S2, giving the protein MAVVTMRELLDAGVHFGHQTRRWNPKMRRFIFTDRNGIYIIDLQQTLTYIDEAFEFVKETVAHGGTILFVGTKKQAQEPIQEEAERVGMPYVTHRWLGGMLTNFQTVSKRIARMKELQAMDAAEEGYAGRGKKEVLMLNRERIKLERVLGGIADMTKAPSALWIVDTNKEHIAISEAQKLRIPVVAVLDTNCDPDVVNFPIPGNDDAIRAVKLLTRIVSEAVVQGKQQREERQLAAAREAAGDTDAKRLAEASEAAAAAASSDDVSAADAAAAAAAAEASKEQVVAPVEQPHAVRAAEQADAQQPSQVSGTEGATQA; this is encoded by the coding sequence ATGGCAGTTGTAACCATGCGCGAACTCCTCGACGCAGGTGTCCACTTTGGCCACCAGACGCGTCGCTGGAACCCGAAGATGCGCCGCTTCATCTTCACCGACCGCAACGGCATCTACATCATCGACCTGCAGCAGACCCTGACCTACATCGACGAGGCGTTCGAGTTTGTCAAGGAGACCGTCGCACACGGCGGCACCATCCTGTTCGTCGGCACCAAGAAGCAGGCGCAGGAGCCCATCCAGGAGGAGGCGGAGCGCGTCGGCATGCCGTACGTCACCCACCGCTGGCTCGGTGGCATGCTCACCAACTTCCAGACCGTGTCCAAGCGCATCGCCCGCATGAAGGAGCTCCAGGCAATGGACGCTGCCGAAGAGGGCTACGCCGGCCGCGGCAAGAAGGAAGTCCTCATGCTCAACCGTGAGCGCATCAAGCTTGAGCGCGTTCTCGGCGGCATCGCCGACATGACCAAGGCTCCCTCCGCACTCTGGATCGTGGACACCAACAAGGAGCACATCGCAATCTCCGAGGCGCAGAAGCTGCGCATCCCGGTCGTCGCCGTGCTGGACACCAACTGCGACCCGGACGTGGTCAACTTCCCGATCCCGGGCAACGACGACGCCATCCGCGCAGTCAAGCTGCTCACCCGCATTGTCAGCGAGGCCGTCGTCCAGGGCAAGCAGCAGCGCGAGGAGCGCCAGCTCGCCGCAGCGCGCGAGGCCGCTGGTGACACCGACGCGAAGCGCCTGGCAGAGGCCTCCGAGGCCGCTGCCGCAGCAGCTTCCAGCGACGATGTCTCCGCAGCCGACGCAGCAGCAGCAGCCGCGGCAGCCGAGGCTTCCAAGGAGCAGGTCGTCGCCCCGGTCGAGCAGCCGCACGCAGTGCGCGCGGCCGAGCAGGCCGACGCGCAGCAGCCCTCCCAGGTCTCCGGCACCGAAGGTGCCACCCAGGCATAA
- a CDS encoding M23 family metallopeptidase, with the protein MRTLQTALFTAAITLTATAPATAYVDPTTGKPYATRITRSADIPEKDWLPGHRGVDLALDMGADVLAAADGTVAFAGVVAGTPVVSVDHADGIRTTYQPVYALVSTGDEVTEGTVIGRLAASREHDGLHWGARTGGDAYINPLTLLDTPSIRLKPMVGSG; encoded by the coding sequence ATGCGAACTCTTCAGACTGCCCTGTTCACCGCCGCCATCACTCTCACCGCCACAGCGCCCGCCACCGCCTACGTCGACCCGACCACCGGAAAACCCTACGCCACCCGCATCACCCGTTCCGCCGACATTCCCGAGAAAGACTGGCTGCCCGGCCACCGCGGTGTCGACCTGGCTCTCGACATGGGCGCGGACGTCCTGGCTGCGGCAGACGGCACGGTCGCCTTTGCCGGCGTGGTGGCTGGCACACCGGTCGTGTCTGTCGACCACGCCGACGGCATTCGCACCACATACCAGCCGGTCTACGCCCTCGTCTCGACCGGCGACGAGGTCACCGAGGGCACAGTAATCGGCCGCCTCGCAGCCTCGCGCGAGCACGACGGGTTGCACTGGGGTGCGCGCACGGGCGGGGACGCCTACATCAACCCGTTGACCTTGCTGGACACCCCGTCCATCCGGCTGAAGCCAATGGTTGGATCCGGCTAG
- a CDS encoding tyrosine recombinase XerC produces the protein MSDSGSGQLAAAIEDFAEHAELVLGRSPATVKAYRSDLATLEPFALTLGELSLPTLRAWLADAVSRGLARSTLARRTAAVRAFSSWAYNQGYLDTDPAARLMAPKVNRHLPTVVSAEAAGDLVEAEINDDDHGAEGLRDRAMLELLYATGMRVAELTGLDAGDVDLARGLARVTGKGNKQRVVPFGDSAARAVTAWLDRGRPELARETGALFVGTRGGRIDQRQVRRVVERASKSVGAGEVSPHSLRHSAATHMIEGGADLRVVQELLGHSSLQTTQMYTHVSAQRLKNVYNQAHPRA, from the coding sequence ATGAGCGATTCAGGTTCGGGCCAGCTCGCTGCGGCGATCGAGGACTTCGCCGAGCACGCCGAGCTGGTCCTCGGCCGCTCGCCCGCGACGGTGAAGGCGTACCGCTCCGACCTGGCCACCCTCGAACCGTTCGCGCTAACCTTGGGGGAGCTGAGCTTGCCCACGCTACGCGCCTGGCTCGCGGACGCCGTCTCCCGCGGGTTGGCGCGCTCCACCCTCGCGCGCCGCACGGCCGCGGTACGGGCTTTCTCATCGTGGGCCTACAACCAGGGTTACCTCGACACCGACCCCGCCGCGCGTCTGATGGCGCCGAAGGTCAACCGCCACCTGCCCACGGTCGTGAGTGCTGAGGCCGCTGGTGATCTCGTAGAGGCGGAGATCAACGACGACGACCACGGGGCCGAGGGTTTGCGCGACCGCGCGATGCTCGAGTTGCTCTACGCCACTGGAATGCGGGTCGCGGAACTCACCGGTCTCGATGCGGGCGACGTTGACCTCGCTCGCGGGTTGGCGAGGGTGACGGGCAAGGGCAACAAGCAGCGGGTGGTGCCTTTCGGTGACTCAGCCGCCCGGGCCGTCACCGCGTGGCTTGACCGCGGCCGACCGGAACTGGCGAGGGAGACCGGCGCGCTGTTCGTGGGTACGCGAGGGGGGCGCATCGACCAGCGACAGGTGCGGCGCGTGGTAGAGAGGGCGTCGAAAAGCGTGGGTGCGGGGGAGGTGAGCCCGCACTCGTTGCGCCACAGTGCTGCGACGCACATGATCGAGGGCGGGGCCGACCTGCGCGTGGTGCAGGAATTGCTCGGGCACTCGAGCCTGCAGACCACGCAGATGTACACGCACGTCTCCGCCCAGCGCCTGAAAAACGTCTACAACCAGGCGCACCCACGGGCGTAA
- a CDS encoding DNA-processing protein DprA, protein MSSPESWAYLSRVVEGPSRHLQALLAAGRDADEIAAGVRSRASWLGGLAGETESRHAWDQPARDLEDAQSAGYTLLTPDSERWPADAITGSFIDGVAASRANHADEKTDGVAPHALWVKGDTELDGLLVRSVGIVGTRASTAYGHHATTDLASGLAGYGYTVVSGGALGIDTVAHETALANRAPTIVIAACGPGVVYPRRNAELFNRVTAVITEYPPGVTPDRHRFLTRNRLVAALSQGSLIVEAAFRSGALNTLAWAHYYNRRVMAVPGPILGPSSLGTNLAIQDRRAEMVLNAEQVHAHLSRVGEVDAAQQMEIDFAADEVQKLSRNELRVFDAVPLIDAPTNDTGAPTGAAAEDIAARAGLKVGLTVHILVDLLGRGLVSRSGALWGRPALDSHA, encoded by the coding sequence ATGAGCTCGCCGGAATCCTGGGCGTACCTCAGCCGCGTCGTGGAGGGGCCGTCGCGGCACCTGCAGGCCCTACTCGCGGCGGGGCGCGACGCGGACGAGATCGCCGCGGGCGTGCGCTCCCGCGCTAGCTGGCTCGGCGGCCTAGCGGGGGAGACGGAGTCGCGGCACGCTTGGGACCAGCCCGCACGCGACCTCGAGGATGCCCAATCCGCTGGGTATACCCTGCTCACACCTGATTCGGAGCGCTGGCCGGCAGACGCGATCACCGGCTCGTTCATCGACGGGGTGGCAGCCAGCCGGGCGAACCACGCCGACGAGAAGACCGACGGAGTCGCGCCCCACGCCCTGTGGGTCAAGGGTGACACCGAGCTCGACGGGTTGCTCGTGCGCTCGGTGGGGATTGTGGGCACGCGGGCGTCGACAGCCTACGGCCACCACGCCACCACCGACCTGGCGAGCGGCCTGGCGGGTTACGGGTACACGGTCGTTTCGGGGGGCGCGTTGGGCATCGACACCGTCGCCCACGAGACGGCTCTGGCCAACCGCGCTCCCACCATTGTTATCGCCGCGTGTGGGCCCGGTGTGGTCTACCCCCGCCGAAACGCGGAGTTGTTTAACCGGGTCACGGCCGTGATCACCGAATACCCGCCAGGTGTCACCCCCGACCGCCACCGCTTCCTCACCCGCAACCGGCTCGTCGCCGCGCTGAGCCAGGGCAGTCTCATCGTCGAGGCGGCGTTCCGCTCCGGTGCGCTCAATACCCTGGCCTGGGCTCATTACTACAACCGACGCGTGATGGCCGTGCCCGGTCCCATCCTGGGGCCGAGCTCGCTGGGGACCAACCTAGCCATCCAAGACCGGCGCGCGGAGATGGTGCTCAACGCCGAGCAGGTCCACGCGCACCTCAGCCGCGTCGGCGAGGTTGATGCGGCCCAGCAGATGGAGATCGACTTCGCCGCCGACGAGGTGCAGAAACTCAGCCGCAACGAGCTGCGCGTCTTCGACGCCGTTCCGCTAATCGACGCCCCCACCAACGACACCGGAGCCCCAACCGGCGCCGCTGCCGAGGACATCGCCGCCCGCGCCGGGCTGAAGGTGGGGTTGACGGTGCACATCCTCGTCGATCTGCTGGGCCGGGGGCTCGTGTCGAGGTCGGGGGCGCTGTGGGGCAGGCCGGCGCTAGACTCCCATGCATGA
- a CDS encoding YifB family Mg chelatase-like AAA ATPase → MALASTFAATVEGVTAHVVGVEANVGPGLPGMHMVGLGDAAVKESRERIRTAVANSTLPWPRTKIMVSLSPAHLPKHGSHFDLPIALAVLASLDPRVQKALSDTLVLGELGLGGTLRRVEGILPMLTTRSFGTVIIPRANTAEAALVNRGRILVADSLLDVWNWALGIKDLDAAEGTHIVVPAAAPDFRDVAGQAEAKFALEVAAAGGHHVFMVGPPGSGKSMLAERLPSILPSMTIDEMIEATAIHSVTGASTGAVVAARPFVAPHPSLSRAALIGGGSGHPRPGAVSQAHRGVLFLDEASEIPAASLDALRIPLEKGAVRLTRARREVVYPADFQLVLAANPCKCGAENSAACRCTPNQRINHLRNISGPLRDRIDISLATTSLGSVIGGGDAEPSVEIAQRVMEARERAAFRWSTTGAEHWVNARVDATLIRRDHPADESAMALISAYLSSGRLTQRGVDRVLKLAWTLADLDGAAIPDLGHVAAASELRAPAASEVMA, encoded by the coding sequence ATGGCGCTTGCTAGCACGTTTGCCGCCACCGTTGAAGGGGTCACCGCTCACGTGGTGGGTGTGGAGGCGAACGTCGGACCGGGCCTGCCGGGCATGCACATGGTTGGGCTTGGCGACGCCGCAGTAAAGGAGTCCCGCGAGCGCATCCGCACCGCAGTGGCCAACTCGACGCTGCCGTGGCCGCGCACGAAAATCATGGTCTCGCTGTCACCGGCGCACCTGCCGAAGCACGGCTCGCACTTCGATCTGCCCATCGCGCTCGCGGTGCTCGCCAGCCTGGACCCGCGCGTGCAAAAGGCGCTCTCTGACACGCTGGTGCTTGGGGAGTTGGGCCTTGGCGGCACGCTGCGGCGGGTCGAGGGCATCCTGCCGATGCTCACCACCCGGAGTTTCGGCACCGTGATCATCCCGCGCGCCAACACCGCCGAGGCCGCCCTGGTCAACCGCGGACGCATCCTCGTCGCCGATTCGCTTCTCGACGTCTGGAATTGGGCGCTCGGCATCAAGGACCTGGACGCTGCCGAGGGCACTCACATCGTCGTTCCAGCGGCCGCGCCCGACTTCCGCGACGTCGCGGGACAGGCCGAGGCCAAGTTCGCCCTCGAGGTCGCAGCAGCGGGCGGGCACCACGTATTCATGGTGGGCCCGCCCGGTTCAGGCAAATCGATGCTGGCGGAGCGCCTGCCGTCGATCCTGCCATCGATGACCATCGACGAGATGATTGAGGCCACGGCGATCCATTCAGTGACGGGCGCGTCGACGGGCGCGGTGGTTGCGGCGCGTCCGTTCGTGGCCCCGCACCCGTCGCTGAGCCGCGCGGCACTGATCGGGGGAGGCTCGGGCCATCCGCGACCGGGGGCCGTGAGTCAGGCGCACCGAGGGGTGCTGTTCCTCGACGAGGCCAGCGAGATCCCGGCGGCGTCCCTCGACGCGCTGCGTATTCCGCTGGAGAAGGGCGCGGTGCGTTTGACCCGCGCCCGCCGCGAGGTGGTGTACCCGGCCGATTTCCAGCTCGTGCTGGCCGCGAACCCGTGCAAGTGCGGCGCAGAGAACTCGGCCGCGTGCCGCTGCACCCCCAACCAGCGGATAAATCACCTGCGCAATATTTCCGGCCCGCTGCGCGACCGCATCGACATCTCGCTGGCCACTACCTCCCTCGGTTCTGTCATTGGCGGGGGAGACGCGGAACCGTCGGTGGAGATTGCGCAGCGGGTCATGGAAGCCCGGGAGCGCGCGGCGTTCCGCTGGTCCACCACCGGGGCGGAGCACTGGGTCAACGCCCGCGTCGACGCCACCCTGATCCGCCGCGATCACCCGGCCGACGAGTCGGCGATGGCGTTGATCAGCGCCTACCTTTCCAGCGGGCGGCTCACGCAGCGGGGTGTGGACAGGGTGCTCAAGTTAGCCTGGACGCTCGCCGACCTCGACGGGGCGGCCATTCCGGATCTCGGTCACGTCGCCGCCGCCTCCGAGCTGCGTGCTCCGGCCGCCAGTGAGGTGATGGCATGA
- a CDS encoding YraN family protein, translated as MAQSTYAENYLLAVAGEGFAAGFYEGLGYELIDNRVRTKCGEIDVIVRDPDGTIVFVEVKSRRGRGFGAAEAVTAKKLRTMRRCAAEWLAEKPYSAVRFDVAEVLVAGEQMQIRVFEDVDDGAC; from the coding sequence ATGGCGCAGTCAACCTACGCCGAGAATTATCTGCTGGCGGTGGCGGGCGAAGGCTTCGCCGCCGGATTCTACGAGGGGCTTGGTTACGAGCTGATTGACAACCGCGTGCGCACGAAGTGCGGGGAGATCGACGTGATCGTGCGCGACCCGGACGGAACCATTGTGTTCGTGGAGGTCAAGTCGCGTCGCGGCCGGGGTTTCGGGGCGGCGGAGGCGGTGACGGCGAAGAAGCTGCGCACGATGCGCCGCTGCGCCGCGGAGTGGCTGGCGGAAAAGCCTTACTCGGCGGTGCGTTTCGATGTCGCCGAGGTGCTTGTCGCGGGTGAGCAGATGCAGATCCGCGTATTTGAGGATGTCGACGATGGCGCTTGCTAG
- a CDS encoding DUF2469 domain-containing protein translates to MSAEDLDNYEAEVELSLYREYRDVVSQFSYVVETDRRFYLANAVELIPHTEGKDVYYEVRMSDCWVWDMYRAVRFVRYVRVITYKDVNIEELDKPDLTFPER, encoded by the coding sequence ATGAGCGCTGAAGATCTGGACAACTACGAGGCAGAGGTCGAACTCTCCCTGTACCGCGAGTACCGCGACGTGGTCAGCCAGTTCTCCTACGTGGTGGAGACGGACCGCCGCTTCTACCTCGCCAACGCCGTCGAGCTCATCCCGCACACCGAGGGCAAGGATGTTTACTACGAGGTCCGCATGTCCGACTGCTGGGTTTGGGACATGTACCGCGCGGTGCGCTTCGTGCGCTACGTCCGAGTGATCACCTACAAAGACGTCAATATCGAGGAGCTGGACAAGCCCGACCTAACGTTCCCCGAGCGGTAG
- a CDS encoding ribonuclease HII, producing the protein MPRVRRLKQLRTHEVALHNAGFGPVAGVDEAGRGACFGPVTVAACVLPPHPIAQLEELTDSKQLTALRRAQLFDAIRGVAAAFAVVHIPAAEIDRRGIQVANLDGARRAVAKLELEPGYVLVDAFLVPGLTAPQLPIVGGDYTARCIAAASVLAKVSRDRLVAEMALQFPHYGVETHKGYGTAAHMDAVRRHGASREHRYSYANVRTAHDYFTRSQ; encoded by the coding sequence GTGCCCCGCGTCAGACGCCTGAAGCAGCTGCGCACGCACGAGGTCGCGCTGCACAACGCGGGTTTCGGTCCCGTCGCCGGGGTGGACGAGGCAGGCCGCGGCGCGTGCTTCGGGCCGGTCACAGTCGCCGCGTGCGTTCTCCCGCCGCACCCGATCGCCCAGCTGGAGGAGCTCACTGACTCAAAGCAGCTCACCGCTCTCCGGCGTGCCCAGCTTTTCGACGCCATCAGGGGAGTTGCCGCGGCTTTTGCAGTGGTGCACATCCCCGCCGCCGAGATCGACCGCCGGGGAATTCAGGTGGCAAATCTGGATGGCGCGAGGCGGGCTGTCGCTAAGCTGGAGCTCGAGCCCGGGTACGTGCTTGTCGACGCATTCCTCGTACCGGGGCTAACCGCGCCGCAGCTGCCTATTGTCGGTGGTGACTACACCGCGCGCTGCATCGCCGCCGCCAGCGTGCTGGCGAAAGTCTCGCGCGACCGGCTCGTTGCCGAGATGGCCCTGCAGTTCCCGCACTACGGCGTGGAAACGCACAAGGGGTACGGCACAGCCGCGCACATGGATGCGGTGCGCCGCCACGGTGCGAGCCGCGAGCATCGTTATAGTTATGCGAACGTGAGAACCGCCCACGATTACTTTACGAGGTCACAATGA
- the lepB gene encoding signal peptidase I has translation MPWYIEIPVVIALTLVFIFIIQTFIGRMYVIPSASMEPTLHGFNGSGDRVAVEKVSYYFSDPKPGDVVVFEGTDAWNTTYVSNRSHNPLIAGLQTVGSWVGLVPPDENNLVKRIVATGGQTVSCQPGDPAVMVDGLPIDQSYTLQPPANPINEATGSKECGGDYFGPVTVPDGHYFMMGDNRTNSLDSRAHMGDELQGTIPEENLRGKVAAIVFPLSRFGGVDDPDIQRQQ, from the coding sequence ATGCCGTGGTACATCGAGATCCCGGTGGTGATTGCGCTGACCCTGGTGTTCATCTTCATCATCCAGACATTCATCGGGCGCATGTACGTGATCCCGTCGGCGTCGATGGAGCCGACGCTGCACGGTTTCAACGGCTCGGGCGACCGCGTGGCGGTGGAGAAGGTCAGCTACTACTTCTCCGACCCGAAGCCCGGTGACGTCGTCGTGTTCGAGGGCACCGACGCCTGGAACACCACATACGTGTCCAACCGCTCCCACAACCCGTTGATCGCTGGCTTGCAGACCGTCGGGTCCTGGGTCGGCCTTGTTCCGCCGGACGAGAACAACCTGGTCAAGCGCATTGTCGCCACCGGTGGACAGACGGTCTCGTGCCAGCCGGGTGATCCGGCTGTGATGGTGGACGGGCTGCCGATCGACCAGTCCTACACCCTCCAGCCGCCCGCCAACCCAATCAACGAGGCCACCGGTTCCAAGGAATGCGGCGGCGACTATTTCGGCCCGGTCACTGTGCCCGACGGGCACTACTTCATGATGGGCGATAACCGCACCAACTCGCTGGACTCCCGCGCGCACATGGGTGACGAGCTGCAGGGCACGATCCCCGAGGAGAACCTCCGCGGCAAGGTTGCGGCCATCGTCTTCCCGCTGAGCCGTTTCGGCGGCGTCGATGACCCGGACATCCAGCGACAGCAGTAA
- the rplS gene encoding 50S ribosomal protein L19 yields the protein MSNGIIDIVDAGQLRDDIPDFRPGDTLGVHVKVIEGSVTRTQLFEGFVVRRQGAGIRETFTVRKISFGIGVERTFPVHSPNIEKIEVLRKGDVRRAKLYYMRELRGKAARIKERR from the coding sequence ATGAGCAATGGCATCATTGACATTGTCGACGCAGGTCAGCTGCGCGACGACATCCCCGACTTCCGCCCGGGTGACACCCTCGGCGTTCACGTCAAGGTTATCGAGGGTTCCGTAACCCGTACCCAGCTTTTCGAGGGCTTCGTCGTCCGTCGTCAGGGCGCTGGCATCCGCGAGACCTTCACCGTGCGCAAGATCTCCTTCGGCATCGGCGTCGAGCGTACCTTCCCGGTGCATTCCCCGAACATCGAGAAGATCGAGGTTCTGCGCAAGGGCGATGTCCGCCGCGCGAAGCTGTACTACATGCGCGAGCTGCGCGGCAAGGCTGCCCGCATCAAGGAGCGCCGCTAG